In Tachypleus tridentatus isolate NWPU-2018 chromosome 3, ASM421037v1, whole genome shotgun sequence, the sequence CCGAAACGAGATAGACCTCCAACTCTTCACTATACAAGAAGACAGAGCGTAGAGAGACAACAACATGTGGTGGTCAATAGACGTATTACGTCACACGTTCTTGGCCAAGTTTTGTGTGTGGCATAAGAACtagtaaaacaacaatgaataaaacaaaagaaacccaGAAGATGCTTCGTTGTTGTATTATGACAGGGGCCAGGTGTGGTCTGATGTTTTGTGTggctaaattatagttttatgttcCGCACTTTGGATTCATATTGTATATATATGATCACaaacatatttctatatacatagttaaacaatatttattgtttactgtcCTGTATTGTGCATTATATTGTTTAGTAGCTATAGAAAATTCGAATAATAACCTTAATCAGTCCACATAGATACTGTAAATAgatgtattatttgttgttgtttttgtaaattattaaaataattgtaaagaaTTACTTCTAAATCCATGCTTGAATGTAATTTCTAAATAATTGTaccacgtttgtttgttttttcataaaataacaaattatttgagCGTGTTTTTCACcttttatgaactgtttggaccggcatggccaggtgggttatggcgttcgactcgtaatccgagggtcgcgggttcgaatctcggtcgcaccaaacatgcttgccctttcaactgttggggcgttataatgtgacggtcaatctcggtattcgttggtaaaagagtagcccaagaattggcggtgggtggtgatgactagctgccttccctctagtcttacactgttaaattagggacggctagcgcagatagccctcgagtagctttgtgtgaaattcaaaacaaacaatgaactgTTTATATGATCACGTAAATGCCTGTTGCTGAAAGTGTAAACATAATCGTATGTGAAATACATTTGGATGTATAATACATTAATACTGAACCAAAGATCattctatatttactataaatattatcttacttccgttatatttttttaaaaaatatctattgCATATTCACTTATCTATGTGCCTGTATGCCTTCAAGACATAAGTTTTTTTATCTATGATAATAAACGCATGTATTCTATAGTTGTATCAGTCGTCACTTCTATAGATCCTCAATAAAGTTTGATAGAGTATCTCTAGTCCTAACAATAATAGGGGAGAAAAACTCGAAATTTATATGGGCTCGTTCCTTCCCTGAAAGAGGAGGGGTCAAacaaatggccaaagtaacagaAGTTTCTCTCTCTAGATGGCTTTACCCCAGTAAAACGAAGAGTAATTGTCTACGCCCCTCGCtatcacagctaaattagggacggctagcgcagatagctttcgtgtatccatgcgcgaaattcagactgaaacaaatactgttaaaatGATCAAGAAGTTACGCAATTAAGTAAATTAGAACTTTCTATTGGTTGTAAATTATGTAATCTAAAACGTCACTAAGTTCGAGTAGCGAATTAACAGAGAGATAAAGTGATAGAAGGCGATAATGAAGTTCAGTTATTGGGTTATGTGCAGTTCGAGAACTTAGTTATTCTCTGTTGCAATTAAGAAATTacaacttatttatattaaaatttgaattttatattaaatattaatttcaactttcattgatgaaaaattataataaagtaatttaataatatttgaacGTAACTTCGCAAAAGTCGTGACATGCGCACTTTAACCCGCCTGTATGATATGGTTAATTAACATAAACTGATTGTAACAAGAACGCTCTTCGGTGTTACAGATATACTGTAATATCAAGACTTACGTCACTTTGATATTTATCGTCACGGGGTTTGCGTAAAGTCGCAGATGGTCAGAATTCTTTTGAATATACCCAGTATTTAAATTGGTATTTGAGTAGGCCTTAAGGCCttcagaaacaatataaaatcagAAAGATAAgtagttttacaaataaaataaaataaaactacatcttTTGCAGGTAATGTAATGATAACATTCCTGTTACTGATGGTGATATGGTGTTTTAACCAGAACCTCTTCAGTTCGTGCGAAGATGTGAAACTGTTCaggtttattttggaatttcgcgcaaagctacacgagggctatctgcgctgttaAGGTATCATGGTTTGGAGGGAAAAAGATAAAATCGTCGTTGTCGTCTGTCTCTGAATATATCCAAGTTTGAATTTATTACGATGTTGAGGCTAATGCTGTGGATGCCAGAGTCTTTGAAAATACTCACAATGACAAAGGTGAAGTCAACTTATGACATGCGCGAGTGGATATGTCACCGCAAATGATAAAGGTAACCTTCCAGACGGATAGTGAAAGACGTTTATGCAGACCAACTGAACAGTTTCATAACAATCAAGTTGGATGAGGGTGCTTTTCTGGACACTACAACTGGAGTTGTTCTTCCCAGGAAAACGTGTGTATTGTTTTTAGTCGTGTTGGCCATTTGCCATAGAGACAACCGATTGTTGAAAGACACTTGTAAGAAAGGAGTGAATGTATATTAGCGATCTGAAAAGTCAGTTTGATGTTAAATACTAAACTGTGTTATAAATGTGGCACGCTTGCTACGTCTAAAATCGCGTTCATGGGACACGCTGAGTTGATTAGGTCAGTATAAGGTCAAATGAGACAAAAATGGGAACTttaattacactggggaacactttttcagtaactttgagttgcattggatattttaactgattctgatggagttttaggcgctgatttcaaatctgaaattagtttttctctacaagctctagtttgtatgcaatttgaggttaatgaaattgtacaaatgtgaacttgcgtaaaccatgtataagcattttcacgtccattttttgaacagccaccttgataagttccctgacaacctgggggctgtgagtaacgaacaaggagaacgattccatcaagacctaaaggtcatggaagaacgctaccaagggcgctgggacaaaagtatgatggctgactactgctggagcattaaacgagattgtccagatgaagtgtacaaacgcagaagttacaaacgcaaattcctacctgaataaaatacacaaacaaattgataagctattcctataatttcctataataatgaaaaattaaaaaataaatgaaaatgtcaaattgcataaaatctgtagcttgcagacaaaaaccgacttcagatttgaaatcaacacactcaaattgactataaaaaggtctttttttaaatgcagcaaaatgagtgttccccagtgttatcggTATTGCATGATccacttttaaaacaattaatcgACCATTCTAAAGGCTCGTTTCGATACTTAAGACCTAACATTCAAAGTGAACTACTTGACTGTCtctcccggcatggccaagtgtgttaaggcgttcgactcgtaatccgagggtcgcaccaaacatgattgccctttcaggcgtgggggcgttataatgtaacggtcaatcccactgttcgttggtaaaagagtagcccaaaagttggcggtgggtgttgccttccctctagtcttacactgttaaattagggacggctagcacagataaccctcgagtagctttgtgcgaaattcaaaaaagaaacatttgtgtgaattaatatcatttgaaaatccttaaaacttaaaaaagtttcaaaacatgTTAGTGTTTTCCAGAAGCCTACAAaccgtttgtttttttatttatcattaatcaTTGAAGCTCACAAATATGTtgcggaaaaaaaaaaaaacattcaccaAACCAGTTGACATCAAGACGACACACACTGGATGCTGGAAAAAAAGATTCATCAATTGTAATAATGCTGGTTTTATTCACACACTGACAGGTTTCGAATCACAGAATATATATAGAGTTGTACTCCACTGACAAACTTATACAAAATGAtgtaatttcacaaatatttttactttaaacagaaaAGGAAACAAGAGCTATAAGTATCACATAATGCTGTGTCGCACCACGAAACTTTGAATCATTTTTGTTTCGGGTATTTACCTTCTCTTTTTGTGGTgggaaaagataaaaatatgaattatgtcTTATACTTCATAAATTAAACTACCTTGACGTACTCGAGATTAATCAATTAGAAAACAAACCAGAAATATGCTTAAAAgtctaaaaaacaaagaaatgcaTGTTGAGTTAAGACTTTGGAAGTTGTATCAGTTGTGATATCTTCTGTTGAACAATAAACAGTTCATTTTTAAGGGAGTGGCTGAGGTTTGGCACAAAATCCTCTGTTGATTCCTTTGGAAGATTGACGACCTGGTAATGAACGTAACAAATAGTAGTGTTAACATCCTTTACTGTTACTTTGAATTTAGAATATATATCACAGTCTACTCATGATTTTACCAAATTATGACCAAGTGtgatggaaaaaataaaacatacaatctTGCACTAAAATCTACAAAACCTGTTTTAAAAGATACATGAAAAGCATTATTACACTGAATAGTGTTAAACATGAGAGGAATTAGGCTTAGCATGAAAATATTGGATGTAAAAGCAATATGGTGCAGATAAAATTTGCTTGAAAAAGCTTAACTTCCACAACATTTTGGAGTTGGGCATTTCATCAGTTAACATCTGAACGTTCTTACTACAAACCTCATCAGGTTTGTTCTGGAAATTAagtacaaggctacacaatgaactatctgtgctgtgaACACCAGGAATATCGAAACCCATTATCTAGAGTTGTATTATCAGACATACATCTCTGATACCACCTGATGATGGACTTAGGCCTAAAACATGGAGATAGTTTGTGTGAATGCCACTTGTGAACagttaataatttgttgtaaCCATAATAGGCAGattgcagtttaaaaaaaaaaattactggaaATCATATTGGTCTCTGAATTTATCTTACTGAACTAATTCTATAGCTCTTCCTTCTGAACTAACCAATCAATGTTCAACCATCTAAGTAgatttttataaagtttctgGCTTCTAAGAAAGgttgttacaaaatatgaaacatgaaGCGTACTGCTTCATGTTTCTGAagcttcaaaattatattttgagaaaTCTTTGCAAACGTTTTTTCTAacttataatttgtataaaaaaaccGAATGTGAACTCTTACGCTAATCCAATTTAGCACTTCGAATGTAGCAGCAACATTTTGAGGTTTAACATCAACtttcattactattacttaaaaaacaaaacaaagattaaattatTCCTTGAGATTATTTATCAAACAACAGTGCCAACAAAACCACTTTCTATGTAGTACCAAAACAGTTATCCAGAACTATCAGCTGAAAAGAAAGTTTTAAGTTAACTAAACAAGTaaccatggccagatggttaaggcacttgacttgtaaccTGAGAGTAGAGAGTTCAACTCCACCTCAcgccaaacattttcgccctttcggccgtgggggcattataaagtgacggtcaatcccactattcattgataaaagagtagcctaagagttggtggtgggtggtgatgaccagctgtctaccctctagtcttacactgcaaaattagagaaggTTAGCACAGAtggtcctcgagtagctttgtgcaaaattcaaaaaataaaccaaacaagcAACCTTTGGGTTAAACATAATAATTccaaataatgtgaaaaaaaaaacgtattaagAACATAGTTCCTTATATGAcgcttttaacaacaaaaaaaacttataacaacaaaacaacattcaCCGTTCCATCTCCCAAGGAAACAGTAACACCAGTTTTTTATTTTGGACATCTAATGTATTCTGTAGTGGACTGCCACCTAGAGACATGATGATTTCTCCAGCTTTCGGTTGTCGTAGGACTGCTAAACTAAGGGGGAGcctataaagtttaaaataaatcatgaattgtttaaataaacaacataaatgtGTAAAATACAGTGTAGTTTAATTGTGGTTGTCTAAAAACTTGATTCAATATAATTCTGTCCATTCTATGTCTTATATGTTAACCAGCTATTAACACTCCCTTCTGGGAAAGTCATGAGACTTTACTTTCTGCTAATAAACTTGGAAACAATTTCACAACTAAACCAAAtgaattgtatttattgttttattacaataatttatgaGTGTAACAAAACTTCAATGATAAGAATACAGTAAGTACATTCAAACAAAGATAACCGAATTTATTAAAATGGCTAGTTGTCATAACAATAGAAAATCTCAGACAAGCTACAAACTCTCTAACAAGACAAGATGTTTTGCAGAGACAGAACACTGCAGGACATGACGTATGTTCATTATGTAGCCATGTAAAGCATACCATCACCCACCATTATGTTCACTGAATGAAAGTGTCATAAACTGACACAAACGTTTCTTTAGAAAGTACCATTTGTAATTAACATTAAGTCAACTAACTGGTAACAGCATACTTCAACTGGCCTATGCTAACGATACAAGTTTTATGGGTTTTACTTGCTGAAGCTTATGAGAAAGATAACGTTATCACCGAGAGGAAATGGTTCCAGTGTACATATCTTACAGCAATGTGAATTGTTATAAACAAGAAAAAGACAATACCTTGGATCAAACTTTGGCGTGACCGCGGGAGTATTGTGAACAGCTTCCACAGACTTCACGTTCTTTGTGTTTAGAGGGGTAGCAGATTGTTTCTGAACATTCATTAAGGCCTTTCGTGATGACCTTGTGATCCTCTGGGTTTTAGCAGACTGGGTAGCTGACTTAGGGGCTGCCCCTAAGGAAAGTTGtaccaaaacaaaaaattttcttgttataaataagttatatttctgccagttatgtaaattaatttattctgtaaCATCATACAAAACACAGATATGCTTCCACTGGATTATTATTGAATACTCAgataaatgaaagttttattttattttacctactcTATCTTTAAAACCTGATTTCTACTACACATGTAATAGATTATAAATTTTTCAATCAAACACCATATGGTGGGAAACTGAATGTATTCCAACATCAAACACGTACCTTCCTTTTAGTTGGAAGAGGATTTTCTTCTGTCTTGCTGGACTTTGTTGATGTCTCGCTATTACCAAAATACATTCCAGTAAATTACATGAGGAACAAACGTAGATTCTTAACAATACCAGATGTTTTGAATAAATACATCTGTCCAAAGACTGTTAACACATCGTCACTACTGTAACATAACCTAGGCTACAcatgataatgtaaaataaattccaagtttacgaaataaaaaaaattcattaacatCAGTACAACTTTGTCTCCACGTCTAATTTTGTTCAATGATGTACAAGTGAACTGTCCAACTGGTTATCAGTGAGGCATTTGGTCAAACCACTAACCTACACTAAAACAAATACAGGGATTATTTCTAATATCCGAGATGTCCCATACATACGAGCATGACAAGTTTTTAACTAACTAAAATGAAAATCGTTATGTTTTTTgaagaagtaaaacatttaaatgcaTCATTTATAACATTCAAGATTTATGTTGGCCATTTTGGATGCAACATAAAGGGTGTCTACATACATTCTTGTTTAAAGATGTtccatattttgttacaaatgtgTTATCATGTAAGGTCGTGTTCTTCTAGTACGTGTACAAACACCCGAGTGTAAATTACCTGGATATTGTTGAAACTACAGATGTGACATTGTTTGTAACTTCTCCAATTGACTTGTCAACTCTCTTAGCACAATGAGAATCTACTGAACCACCTTGATCTAATAGCAAATAATATACCTTTAATTATATACCACAAGCATAtaattgttacaaaaaatataccTTAATTACATACCACAAGCATATAATTGTTGCAAAAAATATACCTTAATTACATACCACAAGCATATAATTGTTGCAAAAAATATACCTTAATTACATACCACAAGCATATAATTGTtgcaaaaatatactttaattatatACCACAAGCATATAATTGTTGCAAAAATATACCTTTAATTACATATCACAAGCATAtaattgttacaaaaaatataccTTTAATTACATATCACAAGCATATAATTGTTAGCAAGTTTACAAagtagtgaaataaatataacataattttttaaatgataaaatcaTTTTGTAATCATAAACTATACTGTTCTATAATATAAGCTTTGGAAGAGAGCTAACAAATCTTAACAAATCAATTCTAGTTAAGAAAACCATGAGTATTGGATACaaaacaatgtaagttgtaacataTACAATTACTGTAACATTAAATGGTACCTGTACTCAAAGTGTCTTCCACAGTTTGTAATTGTAATTAGTTCTCTTCTCCCCatatttaatatcagtaattacAATTAAACTTGCAATTCCAAATAATTAAGTAGAAGTAAATAAATCCacttaaacagaaaattatttttccagattttgttttattatggaaACTGAACAAAACACACTTACCTACAAAATCCTTGAATTTCATTTCTCTCAATTTCTGGAAAACAAATGAGCAAaactgtgtgtgtgaaaacaatcATAGGTAATTACACAACATAGAACTGAGGAACAACAGATCTATATCCTGTTTTCATCAACATAAAAAGTTAACATAACTCTCGTAGTTTGTTTTGGTGAGAAAGTAACCTTAAGGTAAAGGGGCTTTTAAAAGAGTTATGTCATTTACTAAAACCAAAGACAAAATGTAATTGTTAGGTTAATATTTCTTTTGGATCAGAAGTTTCAAAACAACTGAACTGTGAAAAATCATATGCTTTTCTCAATCCAAACAAATTCCAAGTCATCAGCCTATTAGTTTTTCCCCCCAAAATATTCAATGAGTAGATTCTTAATtatgagaaaataataaagtgacattttagttttctttaagtattttcacttttaattgttatttaattttatgtttctaacaGTGAcccactttattttttaaaaataaaccttaaatAAACACTTTCAGTTTTACTAGctcaattagaaaaaaacaaaaccatcttCTATTATCAAGATAAAATTTTTAAGATGCAAAAATGAAtgacatttttcaaataaataaacatagataTGTAAACATTTCGTGTTGACTATTCTGGATTATACATGGTttttcggaaagtcactgtgcacttatatatttattaacagacatgtttcaatatagaatacaggaggtaaatataaatgacaattataaacaatgttaaaagtgacccccgttggcatcaatacaggtctggatccttcttattttgtttctaaacaccgctgtcagttgctggcttgaaatagactgaataaaatatgattacaaactgcacagtgactttccgaacaccctgtataag encodes:
- the LOC143246088 gene encoding borealin-like, which codes for MPSKRKAKSYSRNKKSGGDSQTEERKIKISSFLEDFDSQVQIRINKTNSEMEKLCSAITFLYQREIMKLPKKLREMKFKDFVDQGGSVDSHCAKRVDKSIGEVTNNVTSVVSTISSETSTKSSKTEENPLPTKRKGQPLSQLPSLLKPRGSQGHHERP